One genomic window of Parasteatoda tepidariorum isolate YZ-2023 chromosome 9, CAS_Ptep_4.0, whole genome shotgun sequence includes the following:
- the LOC107454721 gene encoding exocyst complex component 8 yields the protein MADSLANKLISPEFNPLEYVKRKVLDCNGVKELLVEKDCIKSLADETNSLLKKNVYKNYTQFIETAKEISYLEGEMYQLSHLLAEQQSVLTSLLDVSIAAPKDAESTTVGESETDEENNKNLSLLLEKVEGCATVLEVRGRTVLHNGELVELSVSDYKPLHTVYCVLLDEGLMFATKVEDSRGPMQYRYQALYELDGLAVVNVKEELSIKNAFKVLMFPEVRVLQCHSAASKKEWITRIDQAKKKKLSLFEHHGSPTEAPNPFEDDGSNPFEDEYSSRQKSAQLETPAWLLELPEELDVCIALRLFDKAVELIHRANAHCSAFPRNTAVRDIRIRIENRTKQLVNILSEELKVSPDKSLHGGPRAARKAVGVLVRLGKSSRACNLFLKRCSAMLKQNMKQQRAEGATASYIEKLCSVFFTCLAETGKEFDKAFTNNACASSFVLWAKLQLDQFVQIFSKHVFTPQVSSSIATECIACARSQCDTLSNVGLDLSFVLNDLLAGQVERLVTEMRDKLLEAVKLRANDDKWRPQNLQTPANTKKLMDDLREMGISNVEVYHYDECWLALTANNTAFAKMYLNFLDDLLKLYTPSVHVLFNEALSITFHTHLYHIKNAYQKALDSSERQFIIKNASFLLDILKIVVERYMSKLNRPCLVTKDLQEELNKLVSNSSRSSSFTKYSSTAYI from the exons ATGGCTGATAGTCTTGCCAATAAGCTAATATCTCCGGAATTTAACCCTTTAGAATACGTGAAAAGAAAGGTCTTAGATTGCAACGGTGTGAAAGAACTACTTGTGGAAAAGGATTGCATTAAATCTCTAGCTGATGAAACTAATagcttattaaagaaaaatgtctaTAAAAATTACACGCAGTTCATtgaaactgctaaagaaatttCTTATCTTGAAGGAGAGATGTATCAGCTAAGTCATTTGTTAGCTGAACAACAATCAGTTTTGACATCTTTATTGGATGTCTCAATAGCTGCACCTAAAGATGCGGAGTCAACAACTGTTGGAGAAAGTGAAACTGATGAAGAAAATAACAAGAATTTGTCACTGTTATTGGAGAAAGTTGAAGGCTGTGCTACTGTTTTAGAGGTGCGAGGAAGAACAGTTCTTCATAATGGTGAACTTGTGGAGTTATCTGTTTCTGACTATAAACCACTGCATACTGTTTATTGTGTTTTGCTAGATGAAGGCCTTATGTTTGCTACGAAAGTGGAAGATAGCCGAGGACCAATGCAATATCG gTATCAAGCACTTTATGAACTAGATGGACTTGCTGTTGTAAATGTTAAAGAGGAACTGAgcataaaaaatgctttcaaagtTCTGATGTTTCCCGAAGTTCGAGTATTACAATGCCATTCAGCAGCTTCAAAAAAAGAATGGATCACTCGCATTGATCaagccaaaaagaaaaaactatccCTGTTTGAACATCATGGAAGTCCTACTGAAGCGCCAAATCCTTTTGAAGATGATGGGAGTAATCCATTCGAAGATGAATATTCATCTCGGCAAAAAAGTGCTCAACTAGAAACGCCAGCTTGGTTACTTGAGCTTCCTGAAGAATTAGATGTTTGCATTGCATTGAGGCTTTTTGATAAGGCAGTCGAACTTATCCATCGAGCTAATGCCCATTGTTCTGCGTTTCCTCGCAATACTGCTGTGCGAGATATCAGGATTAGGATTGAAAACCGTACTAAACAGTTGGTTAATATTCTTAGTGAAGAACTCAAAGTTTCCCCTGATAAGTCATTACACGGCGGTCCAAGAGCAGCAAGAAAAGCAGTCGGTGTACTTGTTCGTTTAGGAAAGTCTTCAAGAGCCTGCAATTTATTCTTAAAGCGGTGTTCAGCTATgttgaaacaaaatatgaaacaacAAAGAGCTGAAGGTGCTACAGCTAGCTACATTGAAAAATTGTGCTCTGTATTCTTCACTTGCTTAGCAGAAACTGGTAAAGAATTTGATAAAGCATTTACTAACAATGCCTGTGCCTCTTCATTTGTTCTATGGGCTAAACTTCAACTAGACCAATTTGTCCAGATTTTTTCTAAGCATGTGTTTACTCCTCAAGTCAGCTCTTCCATTGCTACAGAATGTATTGCCTGTGCCCGTAGTCAGTGTGATACTTTATCAAATGTTGGGCTTgatttatcttttgttttaaatgatcTGCTTGCAGGTCAGGTAGAAAGACTTGTCACAGAGATGCGGGATAAGTTGCTGGAAGCTGTGAAACTAAGAGCTAATGATGACAAATGGCGACCCCAAAATTTACAAACTCCTGCTAACACTAAGAAACTTATGGATGATTTACGGGAAATGGGTATATCTAATGTTGAGGTTTATCACTACGATGAATGTTGGCTTGCGCTGACAGCTAACAACACTGCATTTgctaaaatgtatttgaacttccTTGATGATTTGTTAAAGTTATACACACCATCAGTGCATGTTCTCTTCAATGAAGCTCTCTCTATTACTTTTCATACACATTTATACcacataaaaaatgcttatcagAAGGCTTTAGATTCTTCGGAAAGGcagttcataataaaaaatgccaGTTTCcttttagacattttaaaaattgttgtcgaAAGATATATGAGTAAGCTCAATCGCCCATGCTTAGTCACTAAAGATTTGCAGGAAGAGTTAAATAAGCTTGTTTCTAACTCAAGTAGAAGTTcttctttcacaaaatattcatCTACAGCTTACATTTAA
- the LOC107454722 gene encoding mitochondrial thiamine pyrophosphate carrier, translating to MVGFERTSSQGRFHELDYMTAGAVSGFVTRTLFQPLDVIKIRFQLQIEPIDGSRKSKYHGMAHAFKCILKEEGIQALWKGIVPAQFLSTTYGALQFVTFEILTQQAESNLPEKLQHDAKTLINFSCGALAGCVATTGSLPFDVLRTRLVAQGEPKTYRNIFHAAKTMYCTEGFFSFYKGLAPTLVQITPNAGAQFAFYKLFQSLWNYMFKTDAKPPSMFQSSFCGAASGTLAKMFIYPLDLIKKRIQVQGFEAARIQFGAVRRYTGLIHCATCILKEEGVLGLYKGLWPSVLKAACTTGSHFLYYEETLKFLAYLHREVL from the exons ATGGTAGGATTTGAAAGAACATCATCTCAAGGAAGGTTTCATGAGTTAGACTACATGACTGCTGGTGCTGTCAGCGGCTTTGTCACACGTACTTTATTTCAGCCATTAGATGTCATTAAGATAAGATTCCag TTACAAATTGAGCCTATAGATGGAAGTCGTAAATCGAAATATCATGGCATGGCCCATGCTTTTAAATGCATTCTTAAAGAAGAAGGAATTCAAGCTCTTTGGAAAGGAATTGTTCCAGCTCAATTTTTATCTACCACATATGGTGCATTGCAG TTTGTAACATTTGAAATACTCACTCAACAAGCGGAATCCAATTTGCCTGAGAAACTTCAACATGATGCTAAAACTTTAATCAATTTCAGTTGTGGTGCATTAGCTGGCTGTGTAGCTACAACCGGAAGTTTACCTTTTGATGTTTTGAGAACAAGGCTTGTTGCTCAAGGTGAACCTAAG acttatagaaatatatttcatgcagCAAAAACTATGTATTGTACTGAAGgattttttagtttctataaAGGATTAGCTCCAACATTGGTACAGATTACACCTAATGCAGGGGCTCAATTTGCTTtctataaattgtttcaaagtCTTTGGAATTATATGTTCAAGACAGATGCTAAACCTCCAT CTATGTTTCAAAGCAGCTTTTGTGGGGCAGCATCTGGAACTTTAgctaaaatgtttatatatccCTTGGATTTAATTAAGAAACGAATTCAAGTACAAGGTTTTGAAGCAGCAAGGATTCAATTTGGAGCTGTGAGACGTTATACTGGACTCATTCATTGCGCCACTTGCATTCTTAAAGAAGAGGGAGTTTTAGGTCTATATAAAGGCTTATGGCCTAGCGTGTTGAAAGCTGCCTGTACTACTGGAagtcattttctttattatgaagAAACTCTAAAGTTTTTAGCTTATCTTCATAG